One stretch of Gouania willdenowi chromosome 16, fGouWil2.1, whole genome shotgun sequence DNA includes these proteins:
- the ecm1b gene encoding extracellular matrix protein 1, producing the protein MDSTWTLFWATFLALVLLSSASEDEYNVEQREVTFDFEKLLEEMQQPELLMTQQAKDHLNPFDPLRQPSFGPRSMGGPPILNYPVQFPLSRPTSDNLQAICLHGNHRPRYPTSYFPDSGFGQQRRRASAVNNVESWFDSCCERNQTSEKEMTLCCATQAWELSVQLFCEEDSSVKDRLFHCCWLKGSRRLNCFNNDAPNPNYDPTEVVPVTPLPANANFTFDPSRCTRTQMALHSGSAYRRKTVKKLASSQNIDINFPPGRPSADTVGSLCSHQKLRPVYNIKCIPAVGYEWLARQAKTVNRIEKGFKKCCKKKKGLLTCADQKWRDELNRFCVADDNDFHCCSAEDRSSCFQSTSPDPHYNSTSASEELSLGNICVTHKIIMKKFSIGFPLKKIVRQCCPLSKEDRTTCSFEKVVEMSKSLCSSKKKISNPAVRRCCELPSHETPHCVSDVLMDAVTKAADVLRQKKRKICPLS; encoded by the exons ATGGACTCCACCTGGACCCTGTTCTGGGCTACTTTTCTGGCCTTGGTGTTACTGAGCTCAGCCTCTGAAG ATGAGTACAACGTTGAGCAACGTGAGGTCACCTTTGACTTTGAAAAACTCttggaag AGATGCAGCAGCCAGAGTTGTTAATGACACAGCAAGCGAAGGACCATCTGAATCCCTTTGACCCTTTGA GACAACCAAGCTTTGGTCCTCGGTCTATGGGTGGCCCTCCAATTCTGAACTACCCCGTTCAGTTTCCCCTCAGCCGACCGACCTCTGACAATCTCCAGGCCATCTGTCTCCATGGAAACCATCGTCCGCGTTACCCAACGTCTTACTTCCCTGACAGTGGCTTTGGCCAACAGAGGCGAAGGGCCAGCGCGGTTAATAACGTGGAGTCGTGGTTCGACTCATGCTGCGAAAGGAACCAAACCTCAGAGAAGGAAATGACACTTTGTTGTGCCACACAGGCG TGGGAGCTGTCCGTTCAACTGTTCTGTGAGGAGGACTCATCAGTCAAAGATCGCCTCTTTCACTGCTGTTGGCTGAAAGGCAGCCGCAGACTGAACTGCTTTAACAACGATGCTCCAAACCCAAACTACGACCCAACAGAAGTGGTGCCAGTGACCCCGCTTCCAGCTAATGCCAACTTCACCTTTGACCCCAGCCGCTGCACGAG GACGCAGATGGCTCTCCACAGTGGTAGTGCTTATCGAAGAAAGACGGTGAAGAAGTTAGCGTCGTCCCAGAATATTGACATCAACTTTCCTCCTGGACGACCATCTGCAGACACCGTTGGCTCACTGTGTAGCCATCAGAAACTTCGCCCCGTCTATAACATCAAGTGTATTCCAGCTGTGGGCTATGAATGGTTGGCTCGTCAGGCCAAAACCGTAAACCGCATCGAAAAGGGTTTCAAGAAGTGCTGCAAAAAGAAGAAAGGTTTGCTGACCTGTGCTGACCAGAAG TGGCGAGATGAGCTGAACAGGTTCTGTGTGGCTGACGACAACGACTTCCACTGCTGTTCTGCTGAAGATCGCTCCAGCTGCTTCCAGTCCACTTCTCCAGACCCGCATTATAACTCCACCTCTGCTTCAGAGGAACTCTCGCTTGGCAACATATGTGTGACTCACAAAATAATCATGAAGAA ATTCTCTATTGGTTTCCCTCTCAAGAAAATTGTTCGCCAATGCTGTCCTCTATCAAAAGAAGATAGGACTACATGTTCTTTTGAAAAG GTTGTGGAGATGTCAAAGAGTCTGTGTTCATCAAAGAAGAAGATTTCTAATCCAGCTGTGCGCCGCTGTTGTGAGCTGCCTTCACATGAGACGCCACACTGCGTGTCAGATGTCCTTATGGACGCCGTCACTAAAGCGGCTGATGTCTTACgtcagaagaagaggaagataTGCCCTCTTTCCTAA
- the rorc gene encoding nuclear receptor ROR-alpha A isoform X2: MMRAQIEVIPCKICGDKSSGVHYGVITCEGCKGFFRRSQLPSVSYSCSRQRNCQIDRASRNRCQHCRLQKCLAQGMSRDAVKFGRMSKRQRDSLNAEVEKHRQQQQLQVDTRSVLSYPTKNHPERSQQLLQPMTTNYSYTEDGELLPFIADIHPYLVCSPNNSQVSAMIYRSSAVSPTSRAPGRGDNSPDGREFDSRQPSHDLLAIQSYNALEDSYSLYPHSLQSLDDMCASIVRSHRETSQYRVEELQVLRWKLYSREEIQVYQSKSVDEMWQHCASRLTDAVQYVVEFAKQIPGFRTLSQNDQIALLKTGSMEVVLVRMSRFFNAENNSVFFDGKFAGVEVFKSLACGDLITAVFDFAHGMCALKLSEQQIALFSALVLINADRPCLEDRGRVQRAQRSLEFGLRHILHRDNQESLMHKLNQRMAVLRSLCSLHMEKLQWFSQHYPLTAHILFPPLYKELFASEAELLPAATH; the protein is encoded by the exons ATGATGCGAG CCCAGATTGAAGTTATCCCGTGCAAGATCTGTGGTGATAAATCCTCTGGAGTGCATTATGGAGTCATCACCTGTGAGGGCTGTAAG GGGTTTTTCCGGCGCAGCCAGCTTCCCTCTGTGTCCTACTCCTGCTCCAGACAGAGAAACTGTCAGATCGACCGAGCCAGCCGCAACCGTTGCCAACACTGTCGCCTGCAGAAGTGCTTGGCACAGGGCATGAGCAGAGATG CGGTGAAGTTCGGTCGGATGTCCAAACGTCAGCGGGACTCTCTGAAtgctgaggtggagaagcatcggcagcagcagcagcttcaggtTGACACACGGTCTGTGTTGTCGTATCCCACCAAGAACCATCCAGAGCGTTCCCAGCAACTCCTGCAGCCAATGACCACCAACTACTCCTACACGGAGGACGGCGAGCTGTTGCCCTTCATTGCTGACATCCACCCTTACCTGGTGTGTTCCCCAAACAACTCCCAGGTGTCTGCTATGATCTACCGAAGCTCTGCTGTCTCTCCCACATCAAGAGCCCCAGGGAGAGGGGACAACAGTCCTGATGGAAGAG AATTCGACTCTAGACAACCGTCTCATGATCTGTTAGCGATTCAGTCCTACAACGCTCTGGAGGATTCCTACAGCCTCTATCCTCACTCTCTGCAAAGCTTGG ATGACATGTGTGCCAGCATCGTTCGATCCCACAGAGAGACCAGTCAGTACAGAGTGGAGGAGCTGCAGGTTCTCAGGTGGAAGCTGTACAGCAGAGAGGAGATCCAAGTCTACCAGAGCAAA TCAGTGGATGAGATGTGGCAGCATTGTGCCAGCCGACTGACGGATGCTGTGCAGTACGTGGTGGAGTTTGCTAAGCAGATCCCTGGTTTTCGCACGCTCAGCCAAAACGACCAGATTGCACTGTTAAAGACTG GCTCCATGGAGGTGGTCCTCGTCAGAATGAGCCGCTTCTTCAACGCCGAGAACAACTCTGTGTTTTTTGATGGAAAGTTTGCTGGAGTCGAAGTTTTCAAGTCTCTGG CCTGTGGAGATCTGATCACGGCTGTGTTTGACTTTGCTCATGGAATGTGTGCCCTGAAGCTCAGTGAGCAGCAGATCGCTCTCTTCAGTGCTCTGGTGTTAATCAACGCGG ATCGTCCATGTTTGGAAGATCGAGGCAGAGTGCAGCGAGCACAAAGAAGTCTGGAGTTTGGACtaagacacattttacacagagACAACCAAGAAAGCCTGATGCACAAG CTGAACCAGAGGATGGCGGTGCTGCGTTCACTGTGCAGCCTACACATGGAGAAGCTGCAGTGGTTCAGCCAGCATTACCCGCTCACTGCTCACATCTTGTTCCCTCCGCTCTACAAGGAGCTGTTTGCATCAGAGGCAGAGCTGCTGCCAGCAGCCACTCACTGa
- the rorc gene encoding nuclear receptor ROR-alpha A isoform X1 → MSASSRALVREQQDRRDMEYEECDVLPIKRAQIEVIPCKICGDKSSGVHYGVITCEGCKGFFRRSQLPSVSYSCSRQRNCQIDRASRNRCQHCRLQKCLAQGMSRDAVKFGRMSKRQRDSLNAEVEKHRQQQQLQVDTRSVLSYPTKNHPERSQQLLQPMTTNYSYTEDGELLPFIADIHPYLVCSPNNSQVSAMIYRSSAVSPTSRAPGRGDNSPDGREFDSRQPSHDLLAIQSYNALEDSYSLYPHSLQSLDDMCASIVRSHRETSQYRVEELQVLRWKLYSREEIQVYQSKSVDEMWQHCASRLTDAVQYVVEFAKQIPGFRTLSQNDQIALLKTGSMEVVLVRMSRFFNAENNSVFFDGKFAGVEVFKSLACGDLITAVFDFAHGMCALKLSEQQIALFSALVLINADRPCLEDRGRVQRAQRSLEFGLRHILHRDNQESLMHKLNQRMAVLRSLCSLHMEKLQWFSQHYPLTAHILFPPLYKELFASEAELLPAATH, encoded by the exons CCCAGATTGAAGTTATCCCGTGCAAGATCTGTGGTGATAAATCCTCTGGAGTGCATTATGGAGTCATCACCTGTGAGGGCTGTAAG GGGTTTTTCCGGCGCAGCCAGCTTCCCTCTGTGTCCTACTCCTGCTCCAGACAGAGAAACTGTCAGATCGACCGAGCCAGCCGCAACCGTTGCCAACACTGTCGCCTGCAGAAGTGCTTGGCACAGGGCATGAGCAGAGATG CGGTGAAGTTCGGTCGGATGTCCAAACGTCAGCGGGACTCTCTGAAtgctgaggtggagaagcatcggcagcagcagcagcttcaggtTGACACACGGTCTGTGTTGTCGTATCCCACCAAGAACCATCCAGAGCGTTCCCAGCAACTCCTGCAGCCAATGACCACCAACTACTCCTACACGGAGGACGGCGAGCTGTTGCCCTTCATTGCTGACATCCACCCTTACCTGGTGTGTTCCCCAAACAACTCCCAGGTGTCTGCTATGATCTACCGAAGCTCTGCTGTCTCTCCCACATCAAGAGCCCCAGGGAGAGGGGACAACAGTCCTGATGGAAGAG AATTCGACTCTAGACAACCGTCTCATGATCTGTTAGCGATTCAGTCCTACAACGCTCTGGAGGATTCCTACAGCCTCTATCCTCACTCTCTGCAAAGCTTGG ATGACATGTGTGCCAGCATCGTTCGATCCCACAGAGAGACCAGTCAGTACAGAGTGGAGGAGCTGCAGGTTCTCAGGTGGAAGCTGTACAGCAGAGAGGAGATCCAAGTCTACCAGAGCAAA TCAGTGGATGAGATGTGGCAGCATTGTGCCAGCCGACTGACGGATGCTGTGCAGTACGTGGTGGAGTTTGCTAAGCAGATCCCTGGTTTTCGCACGCTCAGCCAAAACGACCAGATTGCACTGTTAAAGACTG GCTCCATGGAGGTGGTCCTCGTCAGAATGAGCCGCTTCTTCAACGCCGAGAACAACTCTGTGTTTTTTGATGGAAAGTTTGCTGGAGTCGAAGTTTTCAAGTCTCTGG CCTGTGGAGATCTGATCACGGCTGTGTTTGACTTTGCTCATGGAATGTGTGCCCTGAAGCTCAGTGAGCAGCAGATCGCTCTCTTCAGTGCTCTGGTGTTAATCAACGCGG ATCGTCCATGTTTGGAAGATCGAGGCAGAGTGCAGCGAGCACAAAGAAGTCTGGAGTTTGGACtaagacacattttacacagagACAACCAAGAAAGCCTGATGCACAAG CTGAACCAGAGGATGGCGGTGCTGCGTTCACTGTGCAGCCTACACATGGAGAAGCTGCAGTGGTTCAGCCAGCATTACCCGCTCACTGCTCACATCTTGTTCCCTCCGCTCTACAAGGAGCTGTTTGCATCAGAGGCAGAGCTGCTGCCAGCAGCCACTCACTGa